The genomic segment GGTGCACCGTCGCGTCGGCGGCCCGGCGCAGGGCGGGGCGCGGCTCGGGGTTGCTCATCGGGACCTCCTCGTGGCGCCGGCCCGCCCGCCGAGCGGCCCGGACGCGCCGTCGATGCCGAGCAGCCGCTCCAGGTAGCCGCCGAGCACCTGCCCCACCTCGCGGGCGCCGGGGGAGCGGTAGGCCTGGACGGGGACGTACGCGCCGGCGGCCTGCTGCACGGCGGCCCGGTCGGGCAGCGCGGGGGTCAGGAGCAGGTCGTCGTACGCGTCCTCGAGCTCCCGCAAGCGGTAAGCGTGTTCCGCCGAGCGCGCCCGGACCCGGTTGACCACGACCCCGGCCGGGCGCAGCCTGAGGTTGGAGCTGCGCCGCACGACGTCGACCGCGTCGAGCGCCTGCTGGGCGCCGTGCAGCGCGAACAGGGTCGGCTCGGTCACGACGAGCGCCCGGTGGCTCGCAGCAAGCGCGTTCCTCGTCAGGTCGCCGAGGGACGGCGGCGAGTCCACGAGCACGAGGTCGTAGCCGTCGAGGCCGTCCATGGCGATGCGCAGCCGCAGGGTGCCGTCACGCCCGGCCGAGGGCAGGTCGCGGTTGCGGTGCTCGAGCGCCCGCTCGGCGACGACGACGTCCACCAGGTCGCCCCAGCCGGAGCGGCTGACCGCCTGGCGCAAGACCCCGGCGCGCGCGTCGGCGAGGACGTCGTTGCTCGTGTACGTCACCTCGCGCGGGTCGAGGACCGTGGAGGCGTTGGCCTGCGGGTCGAGGTCGACGACGAGCGTGCGCACCCCGCGCTCCAGGGCGGCGCCGGCGAGGCCCAGGACGACGGACGTCTTGCCCACGCCGCCCTTGAGGCTCACCACGCTCACGACCAGCACGGGCGGACCCTACCGGTTCAGCCGGCCACCTCCTGGTAGC from the Vallicoccus soli genome contains:
- a CDS encoding ParA family protein, translated to MLVVSVVSLKGGVGKTSVVLGLAGAALERGVRTLVVDLDPQANASTVLDPREVTYTSNDVLADARAGVLRQAVSRSGWGDLVDVVVAERALEHRNRDLPSAGRDGTLRLRIAMDGLDGYDLVLVDSPPSLGDLTRNALAASHRALVVTEPTLFALHGAQQALDAVDVVRRSSNLRLRPAGVVVNRVRARSAEHAYRLRELEDAYDDLLLTPALPDRAAVQQAAGAYVPVQAYRSPGAREVGQVLGGYLERLLGIDGASGPLGGRAGATRRSR